From the genome of Vulpes lagopus strain Blue_001 chromosome 2, ASM1834538v1, whole genome shotgun sequence, one region includes:
- the GJA1 gene encoding gap junction alpha-1 protein — MGDWSALGKLLDKVQAYSTAGGKVWLSVLFIFRILLLGTAVESAWGDEQSAFRCNTQQPGCENVCYDKSFPISHVRFWVLQIIFVSVPTLLYLAHVFYVMRKEEKLNKKEEELKVAQTDGANVDMHLKQIEIKKFKYGIEEHGKVKMRGGLLRTYIISILFKSVFEVAFLLIQWYIYGFSLSAVYTCKREPCPHQVDCFLSRPTEKTIFIIFMLVVSLVSLALNIIELFYVFFKGVKDRVKGKSDPYHATTGPLSPSKDCGSPKYAYFNGCSSPTAPLSPMSPPGYKLVTGDRNNSSCRNYNKQASEQNWANYSAEQNRMGQAGSTISNSHAQPFDFPDDNQNSKKLAAGHELQPLAIVDQRPSSRASSRASSRPRPDDLEI; from the coding sequence ATGGGTGACTGGAGTGCCTTAGGCAAACTCCTTGACAAGGTTCAAGCCTATTCCACCGCTGGAGGGAAGGTGTGGCTGTCTGTCCTTTTCATTTTCCGAATTCTGCTACTGGGGACAGCGGTTGAGTCGGCCTGGGGTGATGAGCAGTCTGCCTTTCGTTGTAACACTCAACAGCCTGGTTGTGAAAATGTCTGCTATGACAAATCCTTCCCAATCTCTCATGTACGCTTCTGGGTCCTGCAGATCATATTTGTGTCTGTCCCCACACTCTTGTACCTGGCTCATGTGTTCTACGTGATGCGCAAGGAAGAGAAACTGAACAAGAAAGAGGAGGAGCTCAAAGTTGCCCAAACCGATGGTGCCAACGTGGACATGCACTTGAAGCAGATTGAAATAAAGAAGTTCAAATATGGAATTGAAGAGCACGGCAAGGTGAAAATGCGAGGGGGCCTGCTGCGAACCTACATCATCAGCATCCTGTTCAAGTCTGTTTTCGAGGTGGCCTTCTTGCTGATCCAGTGGTACATCTATGGATTCAGCTTGAGTGCCGTTTACACTTGCAAAAGAGAACCCTGCCCTCATCAGGTAGACTGCTTCCTCTCTCGCCCCACGGAGAAAACCATCTTCATCATCTTCATGCTGGTCGTGTCCTTGGTGTCTCTTGCCTTGAACATCATCGAACTCTTCTATGTCTTCTTCAAGGGTGTTAAGGATCGCGTGAAAGGCAAGAGCGATCCTTACCATGCTACCACTGGCCCACTGAGCCCCTCCAAAGACTGTGGATCTCCGAAATATGCATATTTCAATGGCTGCTCCTCACCCAcggctcccctctcccccatgtCTCCTCCTGGGTACAAGCTGGTTACTGGAGACAGAAATAATTCTTCTTGCCGCAATTACAACAAACAAGCAAGTGAGCAAAACTGGGCTAACTACAGTGCAGAACAAAATCGAATGGGCCAGGCAGGAAGCACCATCTCCAACTCCCATGCACAGCCTtttgatttccctgatgacaaCCAGAATTCTAAAAAACTAGCCGCTGGGCACGAACTGCAGCCACTAGCCATTGTGGACCAGCGGCCTTCCAGCAGAGCCAGCAGCCGTGCCAGCAGCCGACCTCGGCCTGATGACCTGGAGATCTAG